The following are encoded together in the Salinibacterium sp. UTAS2018 genome:
- a CDS encoding methylated-DNA--[protein]-cysteine S-methyltransferase has protein sequence MNTLTPPQTEAAFLRRLSSPIGRIELTSDGESVTGLAIENDSALPHDEQPERSCLALEAAADQLAEYFAGDRRSFDLPLSAAGTEFQKSVWQQLNQLPFGSAVSYADIGRATGRPTAGRAVGGAVGANPIPIIVPCHRVLASNQRITGYSGGDGIPTKVWLLKHEGISHK, from the coding sequence ATGAACACGCTCACTCCTCCACAGACCGAAGCCGCTTTCCTGCGCCGGCTGTCATCGCCGATTGGTCGCATAGAGCTCACCAGCGACGGTGAAAGCGTGACCGGCCTCGCTATCGAGAATGACAGCGCCCTCCCCCACGATGAGCAGCCGGAGCGCTCGTGTCTCGCTCTTGAGGCCGCCGCCGATCAGCTCGCTGAATACTTTGCGGGCGACCGCCGCTCTTTCGACCTTCCTCTTTCTGCGGCGGGCACTGAGTTTCAAAAGTCCGTCTGGCAGCAGCTCAATCAGTTACCGTTCGGTTCCGCGGTCTCCTATGCCGATATCGGCCGTGCTACCGGGCGCCCCACAGCCGGTCGCGCCGTCGGCGGCGCGGTTGGCGCTAATCCCATTCCGATCATCGTTCCGTGTCACCGAGTGCTTGCCTCAAACCAAAGAATCACCGGCTATAGCGGTGGCGACGGAATCCCCACGAAGGTGTGGCTCCTCAAGCACGAAGGAATCAGCCACAAGTGA
- a CDS encoding F0F1 ATP synthase subunit epsilon, with protein sequence MAVLAVSVVSADQELWSGEATQLIARTTEGEIGILPGHEPLLAILAKGEVRVTTADGETVTAIADNGFLSVENNTVTVVASTAELV encoded by the coding sequence ATGGCAGTTCTCGCAGTGAGCGTTGTCTCCGCCGACCAGGAACTCTGGTCGGGGGAGGCAACCCAGCTCATCGCTCGTACCACCGAAGGTGAAATCGGAATTTTGCCCGGTCACGAACCGCTTCTAGCGATTCTGGCCAAGGGCGAGGTCCGTGTGACAACTGCAGATGGCGAGACTGTAACCGCGATCGCGGACAACGGTTTCCTCTCGGTTGAAAACAACACCGTCACCGTGGTGGCGAGCACCGCAGAACTGGTTTAG
- a CDS encoding YaaA family protein, with product MIVLLPPSETKRDGGDARVALDWQRLSFPSLTSPRQAVTSAVIELASDTEASQRALGISAKQLFEVERNRMLLTAPVMPALERYTGVLFDGLDASSMTSDEVAFAHETVVVHSALFGPIGAGDLIPAYRLSHNSKVPGFPLKKHWRGVATQALSELGGLQLDLRSEAYAQLGTAAENSAYLRVVTAGADGKRVALSHFNKKSKGLFTRALVRAGIRHESVDSLVAWAGDAGFRLEHGAPGELDLVVDNA from the coding sequence GTGATCGTTCTTCTTCCTCCCTCTGAAACAAAACGTGACGGGGGAGACGCCCGTGTTGCGCTCGATTGGCAGCGACTCTCGTTCCCCAGTCTCACCTCGCCGCGGCAGGCTGTAACCTCCGCTGTCATCGAACTGGCGAGCGACACCGAAGCCTCCCAGCGCGCACTCGGTATCAGCGCCAAACAGCTCTTCGAGGTCGAACGCAATCGGATGCTGCTGACTGCGCCGGTTATGCCTGCACTTGAGCGCTACACGGGCGTGCTCTTCGATGGTCTTGATGCATCGAGTATGACGAGCGACGAAGTCGCTTTCGCTCATGAAACAGTGGTCGTGCACTCGGCACTATTTGGCCCGATCGGCGCCGGAGACCTCATTCCGGCGTATCGCCTGTCCCACAATTCCAAGGTGCCTGGTTTCCCGTTGAAGAAGCACTGGCGCGGCGTGGCGACCCAGGCTCTCTCTGAACTGGGCGGCCTTCAGCTGGATCTGCGCTCGGAGGCCTATGCCCAGCTCGGCACGGCGGCAGAGAACAGCGCGTATCTCCGTGTAGTGACGGCGGGCGCAGACGGCAAGAGAGTGGCGCTGAGCCACTTCAATAAGAAATCCAAAGGTCTTTTCACGCGCGCGTTGGTCCGTGCGGGCATCCGCCACGAGTCCGTTGACTCGCTGGTGGCGTGGGCAGGTGATGCTGGCTTCCGTTTGGAACATGGCGCCCCGGGCGAGCTGGATCTCGTAGTCGACAACGCGTAG
- a CDS encoding F0F1 ATP synthase subunit gamma — protein MGAQLRVYRQKISSAKTTKKITRAMELISASRIQKAKQRVAASGPYSRAVTRAVSAVATFSNVDHVLTTEPETIDRAAVVIFSSDRGLAGAFNSNVLREAGELAARLEAEGKEVVYYLVGRKSAAYFAFRKRDAEQIWTGGTDSPEFEIAKEIGDAVVSKFLQPASEGGVDEIHIVYNRLVSMLLQVPEVVRLLPLEIVEGVEAPDESEILPLYEFEPEVDKVLDALLPVYIESRIFNAMLQSAAAKHAATQKAMKSASDNADKLINDYTRLANNARQSEITQQISEIVGGADALSSAK, from the coding sequence ATGGGAGCGCAACTTCGGGTCTACCGGCAGAAAATTAGTTCTGCCAAGACGACCAAGAAGATCACACGCGCGATGGAGCTGATCTCCGCGTCGCGCATTCAAAAGGCGAAACAGCGGGTAGCTGCATCGGGTCCGTACTCGCGTGCGGTCACGCGCGCCGTTTCGGCGGTGGCAACTTTCTCGAACGTCGATCACGTGCTGACCACTGAGCCGGAGACGATTGACCGCGCTGCGGTCGTCATCTTCTCAAGTGACCGCGGACTTGCGGGAGCGTTCAACTCGAACGTTCTCCGCGAGGCTGGCGAGCTCGCCGCTCGGCTCGAAGCTGAAGGCAAAGAGGTCGTCTATTACCTCGTGGGGCGTAAGTCCGCCGCATACTTTGCTTTCCGCAAGCGTGACGCTGAGCAGATTTGGACCGGCGGAACGGACTCTCCGGAGTTCGAAATTGCCAAGGAAATCGGTGACGCCGTCGTCAGCAAGTTCTTGCAGCCGGCAAGCGAAGGCGGAGTGGACGAAATCCACATCGTGTACAACCGCCTCGTAAGCATGCTTCTGCAGGTGCCTGAGGTTGTTCGTCTTCTCCCACTGGAGATCGTTGAAGGTGTTGAGGCTCCGGACGAGTCGGAGATCCTTCCGCTTTACGAGTTCGAACCTGAGGTAGACAAGGTGCTCGACGCCTTGCTGCCTGTCTACATCGAAAGCCGTATCTTCAACGCCATGCTCCAGTCTGCTGCCGCAAAGCACGCAGCAACGCAGAAGGCAATGAAGTCTGCAAGCGACAACGCAGACAAGCTCATCAACGACTACACGCGCTTGGCCAACAACGCGCGCCAGTCTGAGATTACCCAGCAGATTTCCGAGATCGTGGGCGGCGCGGACGCCCTCAGCTCGGCTAAGTAA
- a CDS encoding DNA-3-methyladenine glycosylase I, giving the protein MSEREALITGPDSRARCSWVGDDEQYRDYHDTEWGNPMRGDHKLFEKIMLEAFQAGLSWITILRRREGIRDAFDQFDAAVIANYGDEDVARLLDDPRIIRNKLKVSAAITNAHATLELTRDDPGALDRLLWSFAPAPRTTRPATFADVPATTAESTAMSKALKARGFRFVGPTTMYALMQSAGMVDDHLKGCWRAS; this is encoded by the coding sequence GTGAGCGAACGCGAAGCGCTTATAACCGGCCCCGATAGCCGAGCGCGTTGTAGCTGGGTTGGCGACGACGAACAATACCGCGATTACCACGACACTGAGTGGGGCAACCCGATGCGTGGTGACCACAAATTGTTCGAGAAGATAATGCTGGAGGCTTTTCAAGCCGGCCTCTCGTGGATCACCATTCTGCGACGCCGCGAAGGAATCCGCGATGCCTTCGATCAGTTTGATGCTGCCGTGATCGCGAATTACGGCGACGAAGACGTCGCGCGTCTTCTGGACGACCCACGCATCATTCGCAACAAGCTCAAAGTATCAGCGGCAATAACAAATGCTCACGCCACGCTAGAGCTCACGCGCGACGATCCCGGCGCGCTCGACAGACTGCTGTGGAGCTTCGCGCCAGCGCCGCGCACAACTCGACCGGCCACGTTTGCTGACGTTCCTGCGACGACCGCGGAATCCACGGCAATGAGTAAAGCCCTCAAAGCGCGAGGATTTCGTTTCGTGGGGCCCACCACCATGTATGCGCTCATGCAGTCGGCGGGAATGGTCGACGACCATCTCAAAGGTTGCTGGCGGGCGTCATAA
- the atpA gene encoding F0F1 ATP synthase subunit alpha: protein MAELSISPDEIRDALKDFVKAYEPGKAATTETGTVVDAADGIAHVDGLPGVMANELIRFADGTLGLAQNLDEDEIGVVILGEFTGIVEGMEVTRTGEVLSAPVGDAFLGRVVDPLGAPIDGLGEIKAEGRRALELQAPGVMDRKSVHEPMQTGIKAIDAMIPIGRGQRQLIIGDRQTGKTAIAIDTIINQKENWESGDENKQVRCIYVAIGQKGSTIAAVKGALEEAGAMEYTTIVAAPASDPAGFKYLAPYTGSAIGQHWMYGGKHVLIIFDDLSKQAEAYRAVSLLLRRPPGREAYPGDVFYLHSRLLERCAKLSDELGAGSMTGLPIIETKANDVAAYIPTNVISITDGQIFLQSDLFNANQRPAVDVGISVSRVGGDAQVKSIKKVSGTLKLELAQYRSLEAFAMFASDLDPTSRRQLARGARLTELLRQPQYSPFPVENQVVSIWAGTNGKLDEVPVEDILRFESELHDYLARNTKVLDTLREKNALDDQLIADMDAGVEAFKLGFQTGEGKSLNSVGSEEFAEIAEEDIAQEKIVKQKR from the coding sequence ATGGCAGAACTCAGCATCAGTCCGGACGAGATCCGCGACGCGCTCAAGGACTTCGTCAAGGCTTACGAGCCTGGCAAGGCTGCGACAACCGAAACGGGAACCGTCGTAGACGCTGCCGACGGCATCGCCCACGTTGATGGCCTCCCCGGCGTCATGGCCAACGAACTCATCCGTTTCGCCGATGGCACTCTGGGCCTTGCTCAGAACCTCGACGAAGACGAGATCGGTGTTGTTATCCTCGGTGAATTCACCGGCATCGTCGAAGGTATGGAAGTTACTCGCACCGGCGAAGTTCTTTCCGCACCCGTCGGAGACGCATTCCTCGGTCGTGTGGTTGACCCTCTGGGCGCCCCGATCGACGGCCTCGGCGAGATCAAAGCTGAGGGCCGTCGCGCACTCGAGCTTCAGGCTCCCGGCGTCATGGACCGTAAGAGTGTCCACGAGCCCATGCAGACCGGTATCAAGGCAATCGACGCCATGATCCCAATCGGCCGCGGCCAGCGTCAGCTCATCATTGGTGACCGCCAGACCGGTAAAACGGCCATCGCGATCGACACCATCATCAACCAGAAAGAAAACTGGGAGTCGGGCGACGAGAACAAGCAGGTTCGCTGCATCTACGTTGCTATCGGCCAAAAGGGTTCGACGATTGCTGCCGTCAAGGGCGCACTCGAAGAAGCCGGCGCCATGGAGTACACCACCATCGTGGCTGCTCCCGCATCCGACCCCGCAGGTTTCAAGTACCTTGCTCCTTACACCGGTTCGGCCATCGGCCAGCACTGGATGTACGGCGGCAAGCACGTACTGATCATTTTCGATGACCTCTCGAAGCAGGCTGAGGCCTACCGTGCGGTATCGCTGCTCCTGCGCCGTCCGCCAGGGCGTGAGGCATACCCCGGTGACGTGTTCTACCTGCACTCCCGTCTGCTCGAGCGTTGTGCCAAGCTCTCGGACGAGCTAGGTGCGGGATCGATGACGGGTCTTCCCATCATCGAGACCAAGGCCAACGACGTTGCTGCGTACATCCCGACCAACGTGATCTCCATCACCGACGGCCAGATCTTCCTCCAGTCCGACCTCTTCAACGCCAACCAGCGCCCCGCTGTTGACGTGGGAATCTCGGTGTCGCGTGTTGGTGGTGACGCCCAGGTCAAGTCGATCAAGAAGGTTTCAGGAACGCTGAAGCTTGAGCTCGCTCAGTACCGCTCGCTGGAGGCATTCGCGATGTTCGCATCCGACCTCGACCCCACCAGCCGTCGCCAGCTCGCACGAGGCGCCCGCCTCACCGAGCTGCTTCGCCAGCCGCAGTACTCGCCGTTCCCCGTCGAGAACCAGGTTGTTTCGATCTGGGCCGGTACCAACGGCAAGCTCGACGAGGTTCCTGTAGAAGACATCCTTCGTTTCGAGAGCGAGCTGCACGACTACCTCGCTCGCAACACGAAGGTGCTCGATACTTTGCGCGAGAAGAACGCTCTCGATGACCAGCTGATTGCTGACATGGATGCCGGAGTCGAAGCGTTCAAGCTCGGCTTCCAGACGGGCGAAGGCAAGTCTCTCAACTCCGTTGGCTCCGAAGAGTTCGCTGAGATTGCTGAAGAAGACATCGCTCAAGAGAAGATCGTCAAGCAGAAGCGCTGA
- a CDS encoding F0F1 ATP synthase subunit delta has translation MGSATREALVAAKDALTSLTAKNSLATGAELFEAGRVVGGSAQLRSALADPAAAAKDKTAIVGSVFSSLSASARTVLSAIVSARWSSADDLLAGIEEIGIRAIAKSAPAKLSIDDELFGFGDTVSSDAELELAVGSKLGSAASKSSLVRELLAGKVSEQAAAIIDQLVQQPRGRRIGELIATAADIVADQAGKSVATITTAAPLKAAQLERLRTGLTKNYGRELKLNVRIDPSLIGGVRVQIGDEVIDGSVSTKLNDLRIQLAG, from the coding sequence ATGGGATCAGCTACGAGAGAAGCGCTTGTTGCAGCGAAGGATGCTCTGACATCCCTCACTGCCAAGAACTCTCTGGCCACTGGCGCAGAGCTGTTTGAAGCAGGGCGTGTTGTGGGCGGTTCCGCTCAATTGCGTTCCGCTTTAGCCGATCCTGCCGCCGCTGCGAAAGACAAGACCGCCATTGTCGGTTCGGTTTTCTCGTCGCTGAGCGCGTCAGCGCGCACCGTGCTTTCCGCCATCGTGAGCGCTCGTTGGTCGAGTGCCGACGATTTGCTCGCGGGAATCGAAGAAATCGGCATTCGCGCAATCGCGAAGTCGGCTCCGGCAAAGCTGTCGATCGACGACGAACTCTTTGGTTTCGGTGACACTGTGTCATCCGACGCCGAACTCGAGCTCGCGGTCGGTAGCAAGCTGGGATCCGCTGCCTCGAAATCGTCCTTGGTGCGTGAACTGCTTGCAGGCAAAGTTTCCGAACAGGCTGCAGCGATCATCGACCAGCTTGTGCAGCAGCCGCGTGGCCGCCGCATCGGTGAGCTAATCGCAACGGCCGCTGACATCGTGGCTGACCAAGCGGGCAAGTCGGTCGCAACGATCACGACCGCTGCCCCGCTCAAGGCTGCGCAGCTTGAACGCTTGCGCACCGGCCTCACCAAGAATTACGGACGTGAACTTAAGCTCAACGTTCGTATCGACCCCTCGCTCATCGGTGGGGTACGCGTTCAGATCGGTGATGAAGTCATCGATGGCAGCGTTTCCACCAAGCTCAACGACCTCAGGATCCAACTCGCGGGCTAG
- a CDS encoding Lrp/AsnC family transcriptional regulator gives MSTPSRGSATKPVHLDDVSKSIIEQLQNDGRRSYAEIGKAVGLSEAAVRQRVQKLTESGVMQIVAVTDPMQLGFFRQAMIGIQISGDTTAVAEKIGKLPSVDYVVLTAGSFDLLVEVVCENDDDLIDLLNRDIRGIEGVRSTETFVYLRLHKQFYNWGTR, from the coding sequence ATGAGCACCCCCTCGCGCGGTTCAGCCACTAAGCCTGTACATCTCGACGACGTTTCCAAGTCGATCATCGAACAGCTACAGAACGATGGTCGCCGCTCCTATGCCGAGATCGGCAAGGCTGTGGGGCTGAGCGAAGCGGCGGTACGCCAACGTGTTCAAAAGCTCACGGAGTCTGGCGTTATGCAGATTGTTGCCGTGACCGATCCGATGCAACTGGGCTTCTTTCGCCAGGCCATGATCGGCATCCAAATCTCGGGCGACACCACAGCCGTGGCCGAAAAGATCGGCAAGCTTCCCTCAGTCGATTACGTCGTACTCACCGCCGGCAGCTTTGATCTTCTCGTAGAAGTGGTGTGCGAGAACGATGACGACCTCATCGACCTCCTCAACCGCGACATTCGTGGCATTGAGGGTGTGCGATCCACCGAAACCTTTGTCTACCTGCGTCTCCACAAGCAGTTCTATAACTGGGGAACGCGCTAA
- a CDS encoding F0F1 ATP synthase subunit B has product MHSALLAAAEEGEPVINPLLPADYDIIWSLVCFAIILFFFWKKFLPALTKTLDARAEAIEGGIKKAEIAQAEAAAALDQYKTQLAEGRAEAAKIREQARLEGTEIINELKEQATVEAARITANAQATIEAERQAALVSLRSEVGSMAIDLASGVIGQSLTDDKKSSALVDQFLADLEASEKAKAKK; this is encoded by the coding sequence ATGCATAGCGCACTACTGGCTGCTGCAGAAGAGGGCGAACCGGTTATCAACCCGCTCCTTCCCGCAGATTACGACATCATTTGGTCGTTGGTTTGCTTCGCGATCATCTTGTTCTTCTTCTGGAAGAAGTTCCTTCCAGCGCTGACGAAGACGCTTGATGCTCGGGCTGAGGCCATCGAAGGTGGCATCAAGAAGGCTGAGATCGCTCAGGCTGAAGCCGCTGCTGCTCTTGACCAGTACAAGACTCAGCTCGCTGAGGGCCGCGCCGAAGCCGCGAAGATTCGCGAACAGGCACGACTTGAGGGCACTGAGATCATCAACGAGCTCAAGGAGCAGGCAACGGTTGAGGCCGCTCGCATCACTGCGAACGCTCAAGCCACAATCGAAGCAGAACGTCAAGCAGCACTCGTATCACTCCGCAGCGAAGTCGGCTCAATGGCCATTGACCTCGCGTCGGGCGTTATCGGGCAGAGCTTGACGGACGACAAGAAGTCTTCCGCACTCGTTGACCAGTTCTTGGCTGACCTTGAGGCTTCAGAGAAGGCAAAGGCGAAGAAGTAA
- the atpE gene encoding ATP synthase F0 subunit C, translating to MNVAELTGNIAPLAFGVATIGPAIGVGIVVGKTVESVARQPELQGRLTGLMFLGIAFTEALAFIAIAVAFIPFP from the coding sequence ATGAACGTCGCAGAGCTGACTGGAAACATTGCACCCCTCGCATTCGGTGTTGCAACCATCGGGCCCGCCATCGGTGTAGGCATCGTTGTTGGAAAGACCGTTGAGTCGGTAGCACGCCAGCCTGAGCTTCAGGGGCGCCTCACGGGCCTCATGTTCCTCGGAATTGCATTCACCGAAGCGCTCGCATTCATCGCGATCGCCGTAGCATTCATCCCGTTCCCGTAA
- the atpD gene encoding F0F1 ATP synthase subunit beta, producing the protein MTEKAPAKKAPAKKAPAKKAPAKKVVAATVAGIGRISRVTGPVVDVEFPHDSIPGIYNALKTNVTIGGVTAEITLEVAQHLGDDVVRAIALKPTDGLVRGQEVRDTGNQITVPVGDVTKGKVFSVTGEILNADEDGKVNGETVEITERWPIHRKPPAFDQLESKTELFETGIKVIDLLTPYVQGGKIGLFGGAGVGKTVLIQEMIQRVAQDHGGVSVFAGVGERTREGNDLIAEMDEAGVFEKTALVFGQMDEPPGTRLRVALSALTMAEYFRDVQKQDVLLFIDNIFRFTQAGSEVSTLLGRMPSAVGYQPNLADEMGILQERITSTRGHSITSLQAIYVPADDYTDPAPATTFAHLDATTELSREIASKGLYPAVDPLTSTSRILDPRYLGADHYRVATNVKQILQKNKELQEIIAILGVDELSEEDKITVSRARRIQQFLSQNTYMAKKFTGVEGSTVPLKETIESFDAIVKGEFDHVAEQAFFNVGGINDVEEQWAKIQKENS; encoded by the coding sequence ATGACTGAAAAAGCCCCGGCCAAGAAGGCCCCAGCCAAAAAAGCACCAGCCAAAAAGGCGCCAGCCAAGAAGGTTGTTGCTGCAACTGTCGCCGGTATCGGCCGCATCTCGCGCGTAACCGGTCCGGTTGTAGACGTTGAGTTCCCCCACGATTCGATCCCGGGAATCTACAACGCTCTCAAGACGAACGTCACGATCGGCGGTGTGACGGCTGAGATCACACTCGAGGTTGCACAGCACCTCGGCGATGACGTCGTTCGTGCGATCGCGCTCAAGCCGACTGACGGACTCGTCCGCGGCCAGGAAGTTCGCGACACAGGCAACCAGATCACAGTGCCCGTCGGTGACGTCACCAAGGGCAAGGTCTTCAGCGTTACTGGCGAGATCCTCAACGCTGACGAAGACGGCAAGGTCAACGGTGAGACGGTTGAGATCACTGAGCGCTGGCCCATCCACCGCAAGCCCCCGGCATTCGACCAGCTCGAGTCGAAGACTGAGCTCTTCGAGACCGGTATCAAGGTCATCGACCTTCTCACCCCGTACGTTCAGGGTGGAAAGATTGGTCTGTTCGGTGGTGCCGGTGTCGGTAAGACCGTTCTGATCCAGGAAATGATCCAGCGCGTGGCTCAGGACCACGGTGGAGTTTCCGTATTCGCCGGTGTTGGTGAGCGTACCCGTGAAGGTAACGACCTCATCGCTGAAATGGATGAAGCGGGCGTCTTCGAGAAGACCGCGCTAGTCTTCGGCCAGATGGATGAGCCGCCAGGAACGCGTCTTCGCGTTGCGCTCTCGGCTCTGACGATGGCTGAGTACTTCCGTGACGTTCAGAAGCAAGACGTGTTGCTCTTCATCGACAACATCTTCCGCTTCACGCAGGCCGGTTCTGAGGTGTCGACCCTTCTGGGCCGCATGCCTTCAGCCGTTGGTTACCAGCCGAACCTCGCCGACGAGATGGGTATCCTTCAGGAGCGCATCACCTCGACGCGTGGTCACTCGATCACGTCGCTGCAGGCAATTTACGTTCCTGCCGATGACTACACTGACCCGGCTCCGGCAACCACCTTCGCCCACCTCGACGCCACGACTGAGCTCAGCCGTGAAATCGCGTCGAAGGGTCTTTACCCCGCGGTTGACCCCCTCACCTCGACGAGTCGTATCCTCGACCCCCGTTACCTAGGTGCTGACCACTACCGTGTCGCGACCAACGTGAAGCAGATTCTGCAGAAGAACAAGGAACTCCAGGAGATCATCGCGATCCTCGGTGTTGACGAGCTCTCTGAAGAAGACAAGATCACGGTATCGCGTGCGCGTCGCATCCAGCAGTTCCTCTCTCAGAACACCTACATGGCGAAGAAGTTCACCGGTGTTGAGGGATCGACTGTTCCGCTCAAGGAGACCATCGAGTCGTTCGACGCGATCGTCAAGGGCGAGTTCGACCACGTTGCTGAGCAGGCGTTCTTCAACGTCGGTGGAATCAACGATGTCGAAGAGCAGTGGGCCAAGATTCAGAAAGAGAACTCCTAA
- a CDS encoding aspartate aminotransferase family protein, whose amino-acid sequence MSEFNEADLQQKAKDHLWMHFSRQSVMEDGPGVPIIVRGEGHHIYDTQGKKYFDGLSGLFVVNAGHGRKRLAEVAAKQAEELAFFPLWSYAHPKAIELADRLAGYAPGDLNRVFFSTGGGEAVETAFKLAKQYWKLQGRHTKHKVISRAVAYHGTPQGALTITGIPGMKEMFEPLVPGGFRVPNTNYYRAEEMGFHGTEEEFGLWAANRIEEMIQFEGPETVAAVFLEPVQNSGGCFPPPAGYFQRVREICDEYDVLLVSDEVICAFGRLGHMFACDAYDYIPDMITCAKGMTSGYSPIGATIVSDRVYEPFKHGDTTFYHGYTFGGHPVSAAVALENLDIFEEEKINEHVRENSPKFRAALERLLDLPIVGDVRGDGYFFGIELVKDKATKETFNDEESERLLRGFLSKALYDAGLYCRADDRGDPVIQLAPPLTIGPAEFDEIESILRSVLTEAWSRL is encoded by the coding sequence ATGTCAGAGTTCAACGAAGCCGATCTTCAGCAAAAAGCGAAGGACCACCTGTGGATGCACTTCTCTCGCCAGTCGGTGATGGAAGACGGCCCCGGCGTGCCCATCATTGTGCGCGGCGAGGGTCACCACATCTATGACACGCAGGGCAAAAAATACTTCGACGGCCTCAGCGGACTCTTCGTAGTCAACGCCGGTCACGGCCGCAAGCGCTTGGCCGAGGTCGCAGCGAAGCAGGCTGAAGAGCTCGCCTTCTTCCCGCTGTGGTCGTATGCCCACCCGAAGGCCATCGAGTTGGCTGACCGCTTGGCAGGCTATGCGCCCGGCGATCTCAACCGCGTCTTCTTCTCCACCGGTGGCGGCGAGGCCGTTGAGACTGCTTTCAAGCTGGCCAAGCAGTACTGGAAGCTCCAGGGCCGCCACACCAAGCACAAGGTCATCTCGCGTGCCGTCGCGTACCACGGCACCCCGCAGGGAGCACTGACTATCACCGGCATCCCCGGCATGAAGGAGATGTTCGAGCCTCTCGTTCCGGGCGGCTTCCGCGTGCCGAACACCAACTACTATCGCGCCGAAGAAATGGGCTTCCACGGCACCGAAGAGGAATTCGGACTGTGGGCGGCGAACCGCATCGAAGAAATGATCCAGTTCGAAGGCCCCGAGACCGTGGCTGCGGTCTTCTTAGAACCCGTTCAGAACTCCGGCGGATGCTTCCCGCCTCCCGCGGGTTACTTCCAGCGCGTTCGCGAGATCTGCGACGAGTACGACGTGCTGCTGGTGAGCGACGAAGTTATTTGCGCCTTCGGTCGTCTCGGTCACATGTTCGCGTGTGACGCCTACGACTACATCCCCGACATGATCACGTGCGCCAAGGGGATGACCAGCGGCTACTCGCCCATCGGCGCGACCATCGTCTCTGACCGTGTGTACGAACCCTTCAAGCACGGCGACACGACGTTCTACCACGGCTACACTTTCGGCGGACATCCGGTTTCCGCTGCAGTGGCCTTGGAGAACCTCGATATCTTCGAAGAAGAGAAGATCAATGAGCACGTTCGCGAAAACTCGCCCAAGTTCCGTGCTGCCCTTGAGCGCCTTCTCGACCTGCCGATTGTTGGCGACGTGCGCGGAGACGGCTATTTCTTCGGCATCGAACTTGTCAAAGACAAAGCGACCAAAGAAACCTTCAACGACGAGGAATCCGAGCGACTGCTCCGTGGCTTCCTCTCGAAGGCTCTCTACGACGCCGGCCTGTACTGCCGGGCGGATGACCGTGGAGATCCTGTGATTCAGCTGGCACCGCCGCTGACGATCGGCCCTGCTGAGTTCGACGAGATAGAATCGATCTTGCGTTCGGTTTTGACCGAAGCATGGAGCCGTCTTTAG
- a CDS encoding ATP-binding protein: protein MLIAMAGLPGAGKSTLAEVVGARRKTTVLSVDQIETAILKAGISAGQPIGLAAYLVAETLAESVLLNDNDIIIDGVNAVDPAREQWVRLAERTGSGIRFIEVVCSDEDLHKERLVERAAKREEAGAPAHDAVEQSVEEYSPWSGVSGAVARITLDSAGPIGVNVERASAFLDA, encoded by the coding sequence ATGCTTATAGCGATGGCCGGGTTGCCGGGTGCAGGAAAATCGACTCTCGCAGAGGTCGTTGGTGCCCGGCGCAAGACCACCGTGTTGTCTGTCGACCAGATAGAGACAGCGATTCTGAAGGCCGGCATCAGTGCCGGGCAACCTATCGGACTCGCTGCCTATCTGGTGGCAGAAACCCTTGCTGAATCCGTGTTGCTGAACGATAACGACATCATCATTGATGGCGTCAACGCGGTTGATCCCGCCCGCGAGCAGTGGGTGAGGCTCGCTGAGCGCACGGGCTCCGGCATCCGCTTCATCGAAGTCGTCTGTTCCGACGAAGATCTTCATAAGGAACGACTCGTGGAGCGCGCGGCTAAGCGCGAAGAGGCTGGCGCACCAGCTCACGATGCCGTTGAGCAGAGCGTTGAAGAGTATTCCCCGTGGAGTGGCGTGAGCGGTGCGGTAGCACGCATCACCCTCGACTCGGCAGGACCCATCGGCGTCAACGTCGAACGGGCATCCGCGTTTCTTGACGCGTGA